In Oreochromis aureus strain Israel breed Guangdong linkage group 15, ZZ_aureus, whole genome shotgun sequence, a single genomic region encodes these proteins:
- the LOC116310797 gene encoding piggyBac transposable element-derived protein 4-like, with protein sequence MEPTLNSDEAVAAVLQSSESEKDSTSNEEGEEYLPGNEELCSSSEEEKEEETKMELDSQWRSKNGEILWCPTHEETLRFFPASILTPGPTHYATARISSPVSAFDLLFAEDLMQLIRHFTNLQGKRSVKQWKDVGEEELRAYMGLLILAGLYRSQHEATESLWDGVTGRVIFPATMSRKRFQQINLALRFDDHLSRPGCRRENKMGPIKDLWSKWSSRLPTFFNPGREICVDEQLVPFRGRCSFKQYMRLKPAKYGLKIWALCDVQTSYAWRLQIYTGKSASAKREVSQGMQVVLDLTDGLKGHTVTMDNFFTSFPLAEELRKRKMALVGTLRINKPELPPQLLNIQHREVMSSVFAFSRNAALVSYVPKKSRNVLLLSTKHREPQVENSGKKKPQIILDYNKCKGAVDHLDQVCGTYSCRRRTRRWPMCLLYHMIDVSCYNAFVLFTAVDTEWNKGKRYCRRLFIEQVGRALITPTMMNRSHLPRTPFAVSLVLQAQGKEQQEQQEKEEEQQEEEEEQQEEEWESPSKKRKQCASCKQRKRIITNCCKCGAPACKIHLKTLCGSCYKM encoded by the exons ATGGAGCCCACATTGAATTCAGACGAGGCTGTTGCTGCAGTCTTGCAGTCTTCCGAAAGCGAAAAAGATAGCACTAGCAATGAAGAAGGGGAGGAATATCTGCCAGGCAATGAGGAGCTTTGCAGCTCGtcggaggaggagaaggaggaagagacaAAAATGGAGCTTGACAGTCAGTGGAGATCGAAAAATGGGGAAATCCTGTGGTGTCCCACACACGAAGAGACCCTGCGATTTTTCCCCGCTTCCATTTTAACCCCAGGACCAACCCATTACGCAACTGCTAGGATCAGCAGCCCCGTGAgtgcttttgatcttctttttgCGGAGGACCTTATGCAGCTAATCCGGCATTTTACCAACCTGCAGGGGAAGAGGTCGGTAAAACAGTGGAAGGACGTAGGTGAGGAGGAGCTGCGGGCTTACATGGGGCTGCTGATCCTCGCTGGCCTATACAGGTCTCAACATGAAGCTACAGAAAGCCTGTGGGATGGGGTGACAGGACGTGTTATTTTTCCTGCTACAATGTCACGAAAAAGATTCCAGCAAATTAATCTGGCCCTAAGATTTGACGATCATCTTTCCCGTCCAGGTTGCCGCAGGGAGAATAAGATGGGTCCTATAAAGGATTTATGGAGCAAGTGGAGTAGCCGCCTGCCCACATTTTTTAATCCAGGGAGGGAAATATGTGTGGATGAACAGCTGGTCCCTTTTAGGGGCCGCTGTTCATTCAAACAATATATGCGCCTCAAACCTGCAAAATATGGGCTAAAGATCTGGGCCTTATGCGATGTGCAGACCTCCTATGCCTGGAGGCTGCAGATATACACAGGGAAGTCTGCATCAGCAAAGAGGGAGGTTAGTCAAGGAATGCAGGTGGTGCTTGATTTGACAGACGGGCTGAAGGGCCACACAGTAACAATGGACAATTTTTTTACATCATTTCCTCTTGCAGAGGAattgaggaagaggaagatggCCCTGGTGGGCACTCTGAGGATTAACAAACCTGAGCTGCCCCCACAGCTGCTGAACATTCAACACAGAGAGGTAATGTCCTCTGTCTTTGCTTTTAGTCGCAACGCTGCTTTGGTATCCTATGTGCCAAAGAAATCAAGAAATGTTCTCCTGTTGAGCACAAAGCACCGTGAGCCACAAGTCGAGAACTCTGGCAAGAAAAAGCCCCAGATCATCCTGGACTATAACAAGTGCAAAGGGGCTGTGGATCATCTAGATCAG gtttgtGGCACCTACTCCTGCCGTCGGAGGACACGTAGGTGGCCCATGTGTCTGCTGTATCACATGATTGATGTAAGCTGCTACAACGCTTTTGTCCTCTTCACTGCTGTGGACACAGAGTGGAACAAAGGAAAGCGCTATTGCCGGCGTCTGTTCATAGAGCAGGTTGGCAGAGCACTCATCACCCCGACCATGATGAACAGAAGCCACCTGCCTAGAACACCGTTTGCAGTCAGCCTGGTCTTACAAGCCCAGGGCAaagagcagcaggagcagcaggagaaagaggaagagcagcaggaggaggaggaagagcagcaggaggaggagtgggAGTCACCTTCCAAAAAGCGGAAGCAGTGCGCATCGTGCAAACAGCGCAAAAGGATCATAACCAACTGCTGCAAATGTGGTGCCCCTGCCTGCAAAATCCATCTGAAAACACTTTGTGGTTCAtgttataaaatgtaa